A single Vibrio sp. YMD68 DNA region contains:
- a CDS encoding phage major tail tube protein: MAEKSVVWRDQMAFINETQYVGRVKSASSDLQRKMATVGGLGGLGDVEVPTGKYEAPTATVEFQSVALGDVAQLTNNDGWIKLRLTGQVRMLDSETGTKIIDAGITRIHGFVKNPPVPGYNDDGSPYTANIAVHFIEISNTSGRVFMLDMQTGAKYPPDAPGQFGITVTL; encoded by the coding sequence ATGGCAGAGAAAAGTGTGGTCTGGCGTGACCAGATGGCGTTCATTAATGAAACCCAATACGTCGGACGCGTAAAAAGCGCAAGCAGCGACCTACAGCGCAAAATGGCCACGGTGGGCGGCTTAGGTGGTCTGGGTGATGTCGAAGTGCCAACCGGCAAGTACGAAGCCCCAACGGCAACGGTGGAGTTTCAATCGGTGGCGCTTGGCGACGTGGCTCAACTCACCAATAACGATGGGTGGATAAAACTGCGTCTCACCGGACAAGTACGCATGCTGGATTCCGAAACAGGGACCAAGATCATTGATGCGGGAATCACCCGTATTCATGGGTTTGTGAAAAATCCTCCGGTGCCTGGTTATAACGATGATGGCTCACCGTACACCGCCAACATTGCTGTGCATTTTATTGAGATCAGCAATACTTCTGGACGCGTATTCATGCTCGACATGCAAACTGGTGCGAAATACCCGCCGGATGCACCAGGGCAATTTGGTATCACCGTGACCTTGTAA
- a CDS encoding major capsid protein — protein sequence MDIIDILRGLLAPQEWAELLNNYKKRKPVPMRIRKKVFGDAVFYPSVRIPWNVLKETLSNIPVVRRGTKAYQLGGNDLETQSIEPQGFSTVSHVSAAELNNLKALGLKNIQKFFEMLQFGVMRKIEVSTEALCAQSLTGKIAYPMKTADGAMELFEVDFGETLRYNFDSSLKATDATIEHVYTALQEMDETIQAKGYGANLEVLSGKTLFARIVTLAGQNKSNVLDVKVSKGQVNVGGYLINLENGSYETMVGGTKTRVKTVDDDKMVMIDLDAGHTPYYAALDDLDAGLQALPFFSKVKKVDDPSGADVYTMSKPLPAVVVDAICWADDALK from the coding sequence ATGGATATTATTGATATTTTACGCGGTCTGTTAGCCCCTCAAGAGTGGGCAGAGCTGCTGAACAACTACAAAAAGCGCAAGCCAGTGCCTATGCGTATTCGCAAGAAGGTGTTTGGGGATGCGGTGTTTTACCCAAGTGTGCGCATCCCTTGGAATGTGCTCAAAGAGACCCTTTCTAACATTCCGGTGGTACGTCGCGGCACCAAAGCGTATCAGCTTGGTGGTAATGACTTAGAAACTCAATCCATTGAGCCACAGGGTTTTTCGACGGTATCGCATGTGTCAGCAGCGGAGCTCAACAACCTCAAGGCATTAGGTTTAAAGAACATTCAAAAGTTTTTTGAAATGCTTCAGTTTGGTGTGATGCGCAAGATTGAAGTCTCAACTGAAGCGCTGTGCGCTCAATCGCTGACAGGCAAGATTGCCTACCCAATGAAAACCGCAGACGGCGCAATGGAATTGTTTGAAGTGGACTTTGGGGAAACCCTTCGCTACAACTTTGACAGCTCACTGAAAGCCACAGACGCCACCATCGAACACGTGTACACCGCCTTGCAAGAAATGGATGAAACCATTCAAGCGAAAGGTTATGGCGCAAACTTGGAAGTATTGAGTGGTAAAACGTTGTTTGCTCGCATTGTCACCTTAGCAGGGCAAAATAAATCCAACGTGCTCGATGTGAAAGTCAGCAAGGGTCAAGTCAATGTCGGCGGCTACCTCATCAACCTTGAAAATGGTTCATACGAAACCATGGTAGGCGGTACGAAAACCCGCGTAAAAACCGTTGATGATGACAAAATGGTGATGATTGACCTTGATGCAGGGCACACACCGTATTATGCCGCGCTCGATGATTTGGACGCAGGTCTTCAGGCCTTACCTTTCTTCTCGAAGGTGAAGAAAGTCGATGACCCAAGTGGAGCGGATGTGTACACCATGTCAAAACCTTTGCCTGCGGTTGTCGTCGATGCCATCTGCTGGGCCGATGACGCACTGAAGTAA
- a CDS encoding Ig-like domain-containing protein, with product MSPLEQQKAKQDGVFSKALRDASNAFVQMGAHPRTLLHHSRRNDLIEQAIAKLHLLKREGDAYHQLGQPIVEANSKADVENNSDDNVKLEPVGFRKVDDSPVVYSELGVDVLSGGLNFVLNNPYEQIVKYTSSDEAVATVDEKSGLITPVSNGEVTIHVALTKKGEYPRVEDSVDLVIADEPKEDSEPSPDDEAQSDNNASESGLDK from the coding sequence ATGAGTCCCCTAGAGCAACAAAAAGCCAAACAAGATGGTGTCTTTTCTAAAGCGCTGCGTGACGCGTCGAATGCCTTTGTTCAAATGGGCGCTCACCCCCGCACACTGCTGCACCATTCACGTCGTAACGATTTGATTGAGCAAGCCATCGCAAAGCTTCACCTCTTAAAACGTGAAGGGGATGCTTATCATCAATTAGGTCAACCTATTGTGGAAGCAAACTCAAAAGCGGATGTAGAAAATAATTCAGACGATAACGTAAAGCTTGAGCCTGTCGGTTTTCGTAAAGTGGATGATTCACCGGTTGTGTACTCAGAGCTTGGCGTTGATGTACTAAGCGGCGGTTTGAATTTTGTTCTCAATAACCCTTATGAGCAAATCGTAAAGTACACCTCGAGTGATGAAGCCGTGGCCACCGTCGATGAGAAATCAGGACTTATCACCCCTGTTAGTAATGGTGAAGTGACGATTCATGTCGCCCTAACGAAAAAAGGGGAATACCCACGCGTCGAAGATAGCGTTGACTTGGTGATTGCGGATGAGCCAAAAGAAGACTCAGAGCCATCCCCCGATGATGAAGCGCAATCAGACAACAACGCTTCTGAGTCAGGCTTAGACAAATAA